A genomic segment from Brevundimonas sp. SORGH_AS_0993 encodes:
- a CDS encoding TonB-dependent siderophore receptor: MRQSASALLITASAFALIAATPALAQQQTQADSVDDIVVTGTRVQNRSRLDSVAPVDVVTAETLQQRGSTELATQLAATVPALNFPRPSATDGTDSIRPATLRGQGPDQTLVLVNGVRRHATALVNTNGSVGRGSAAVDLNAIPSTAVERIEVLRDGAAAQYGSDAIAGVLNLRLRQASSGGGASVTYGGYRTDYTGYYGGGQDLKDGEALTVAGWQGFSLGSDGFLTASVEYRDRDRTNRSDIDPRFSPAQVRGGQGDPKSEDLAVYLNAGKPLANGWDAYGWVGYQTRDASAAAFYRTPTDNAQNPAYTSGRVYPNGYLPYILTDTTDWTATGGVKGQAGGFDVDINLGYGRNKIDFSVENTLNPSQGPTSPTQFYAGSLTYDQLVFGIDASRGYEVGLYGPLNVAFGLEARRESYQIGAGEPGSYQRGTFLNIGGTDLNWGSRGFTGFTPANEVDKDRNNVGVYVDLEGELVENFTASAALRYENYSDFGDNLSGKLAARYDFTPSFAVRGAISTGFRAPSLQQQYFTQTAILYINNVPYETGTFPSVSPVGVALGGTPLEAETSTNYSLGLVYRKGAFELTADAYRIDIKDRIILSETLTGSATAASGTNARAIFDLLQPYGATAARFFINGVNTETTGLDVVARYRVLSEVGSLDFTLAANVNDFDVTKTPETRSGILPTPVSLFARQATLRFEEGTPPWKTVFQTDFTRDKLGGTFRVTGYGDVLAPGATEATDLQLGVGVVVDVEARYQLTDRLTLAVGADNVLDEYPRQVLRANNTSGAFPFSNFSPYGFNGRFVYGRIALKW, from the coding sequence ATGCGCCAATCCGCCTCCGCCCTGCTGATCACGGCTTCCGCCTTCGCTCTGATCGCCGCTACCCCCGCCCTCGCCCAACAACAGACCCAGGCCGACAGCGTCGATGACATCGTCGTCACCGGCACCCGCGTTCAAAACCGCTCGCGCCTCGACTCCGTCGCGCCTGTCGATGTCGTGACCGCCGAAACCCTGCAACAGCGCGGCTCGACCGAATTGGCCACGCAGTTGGCCGCCACGGTCCCCGCGCTGAACTTCCCCCGCCCCTCGGCGACCGACGGCACGGACTCCATCCGTCCCGCCACCCTGCGCGGCCAGGGGCCGGACCAGACCCTGGTTCTGGTCAATGGCGTGCGGCGTCACGCCACCGCCCTGGTCAATACCAACGGCTCGGTCGGGCGCGGATCGGCGGCCGTCGATCTGAACGCCATTCCCTCCACCGCCGTCGAACGGATCGAGGTCCTGCGCGACGGCGCGGCGGCCCAGTACGGTTCGGACGCCATCGCCGGCGTGTTGAACCTGCGTCTGCGCCAGGCGTCCAGCGGGGGCGGCGCCAGCGTCACCTATGGCGGCTACCGCACAGACTATACGGGCTACTACGGCGGCGGCCAGGATCTGAAGGACGGCGAGGCTCTGACGGTCGCCGGCTGGCAGGGCTTCAGCCTGGGCTCGGACGGCTTCCTGACGGCGTCGGTCGAATACCGCGACCGTGATCGCACGAACCGCAGCGACATCGACCCGCGCTTCAGCCCCGCGCAGGTTCGCGGCGGCCAGGGCGATCCCAAGTCCGAGGATCTCGCCGTCTATCTGAACGCCGGCAAGCCGCTGGCCAATGGATGGGACGCCTACGGCTGGGTCGGCTATCAGACCCGCGACGCCTCGGCGGCCGCCTTCTATCGCACGCCGACGGACAACGCCCAGAACCCCGCCTACACTTCGGGCCGCGTCTATCCGAACGGCTATCTGCCCTACATCCTGACCGACACCACCGACTGGACCGCGACCGGCGGCGTCAAGGGTCAGGCCGGCGGCTTCGACGTCGACATCAACCTCGGCTACGGCAGGAACAAGATCGATTTCAGCGTCGAGAACACCCTGAACCCGTCGCAGGGGCCGACCTCGCCGACCCAGTTCTACGCCGGCTCCCTGACCTACGATCAGCTAGTCTTTGGCATCGACGCCAGCCGCGGCTACGAGGTCGGCCTCTATGGCCCCTTGAACGTCGCCTTCGGCCTGGAGGCGCGCCGTGAGTCCTATCAGATAGGCGCCGGCGAGCCGGGCTCCTACCAACGCGGCACCTTTCTCAACATCGGCGGCACGGATCTGAACTGGGGATCGCGCGGCTTTACCGGTTTCACCCCGGCGAACGAGGTGGACAAGGATCGCAACAACGTCGGCGTCTATGTCGATCTGGAAGGCGAACTGGTCGAGAACTTCACCGCCTCGGCCGCTCTGCGCTACGAAAACTATTCCGACTTCGGCGACAATCTGTCGGGCAAGTTGGCGGCCCGCTACGACTTCACCCCGTCGTTCGCTGTGCGCGGCGCGATCTCGACCGGCTTCCGCGCGCCCAGCCTGCAGCAGCAGTACTTCACCCAGACGGCCATCCTCTACATCAACAACGTTCCATATGAGACCGGCACCTTCCCATCGGTCAGCCCGGTCGGCGTCGCCCTGGGCGGCACACCGCTGGAGGCCGAGACCTCGACCAACTATTCGCTGGGCCTGGTCTATCGGAAGGGTGCGTTCGAGCTGACGGCCGACGCCTATCGCATCGACATCAAGGACCGGATCATCCTGTCCGAGACCCTGACCGGCAGCGCCACTGCGGCGTCGGGCACCAACGCCCGCGCCATCTTCGACCTGCTGCAACCCTATGGCGCGACCGCCGCCCGCTTCTTCATCAATGGTGTCAATACGGAGACGACAGGGCTGGACGTGGTCGCCCGCTATCGTGTCCTGTCGGAGGTCGGATCGCTGGATTTCACCCTGGCGGCTAACGTCAACGACTTCGACGTGACCAAGACGCCCGAAACCCGCTCGGGCATCCTGCCCACGCCGGTCTCCTTGTTCGCGCGCCAGGCGACCCTGCGCTTCGAAGAAGGCACGCCCCCCTGGAAGACCGTGTTCCAGACCGACTTCACGCGCGACAAGCTGGGCGGCACCTTCCGCGTCACCGGCTATGGCGACGTCCTGGCGCCCGGTGCGACCGAGGCCACGGACCTGCAGTTGGGCGTCGGGGTCGTGGTGGACGTGGAAGCGCGTTATCAGCTTACTGATCGCCTGACCCTGGCCGTCGGCGCCGACAATGTGCTGGACGAATACCCGCGCCAGGTTCTGCGGGCCAACAACACTTCGGGGGCCTTCCCATTCTCCAACTTCTCTCCCTACGGCTTCAACGGCCGCTTCGTTTACGGCCGCATCGCCCTGAAGTGGTGA
- the rplI gene encoding 50S ribosomal protein L9 — protein MKVVLLERVDNLGAIGDVVTVKDGFARNFLLPRDKARRATAANLKAFELDRAAIEQRNEKNKADAQKVADKIDGQTYVMIRQAGETGQLYGSVAGRDVAEAIQAEGGKVERSQVVLNTAIKTLGVHEVPVRLHAEVRAVVKINIARSADEAERQAKGEDVIRSQFDDERQAAEQSAQELIEGGAGQQEGFGDEA, from the coding sequence ATGAAGGTCGTTCTGCTGGAACGCGTCGATAACCTCGGCGCCATCGGCGACGTCGTCACTGTCAAGGACGGCTTCGCCCGCAACTTCCTTCTGCCGCGCGACAAGGCCCGTCGGGCCACCGCCGCCAACCTTAAGGCCTTCGAACTCGACCGCGCCGCCATCGAGCAGCGCAACGAGAAGAACAAGGCCGACGCACAGAAGGTCGCCGACAAGATCGACGGCCAGACCTACGTCATGATCCGTCAGGCCGGCGAAACCGGCCAACTGTACGGTTCGGTCGCAGGCCGCGACGTCGCCGAAGCCATCCAGGCTGAAGGCGGCAAGGTCGAGCGTTCGCAAGTCGTCCTGAATACGGCGATCAAGACCTTGGGCGTTCACGAAGTGCCGGTTCGCCTGCACGCCGAAGTCCGCGCTGTGGTCAAGATCAACATCGCCCGTTCGGCCGATGAAGCTGAGCGTCAAGCCAAGGGCGAGGACGTGATCCGCAGCCAGTTCGACGACGAGCGCCAGGCCGCCGAGCAATCGGCCCAGGAGCTGATCGAAGGCGGCGCCGGCCAACAGGAAGGCTTCGGCGACGAAGCCTGA
- the rpsR gene encoding 30S ribosomal protein S18, whose protein sequence is MTDTTAPTPGAPAGSGSAGRRPFYRRRKVCPFSGANAPKIDYKDVKLLQRYVSERGKIVPSRITAVSQKKQRELAKAIKRARYLALLPYVVK, encoded by the coding sequence ATGACCGATACGACTGCCCCCACTCCGGGCGCCCCGGCCGGCTCCGGCTCCGCCGGCCGCCGCCCCTTCTATCGTCGCCGCAAGGTGTGCCCGTTCTCGGGCGCCAATGCGCCGAAGATCGACTACAAGGACGTGAAGCTGCTGCAGCGCTACGTTTCCGAACGCGGCAAGATCGTGCCTTCGCGCATCACCGCCGTCTCCCAGAAGAAGCAGCGCGAACTGGCCAAGGCCATCAAGCGCGCCCGCTATCTGGCCCTCCTGCCGTATGTGGTGAAGTAA
- the rpsF gene encoding 30S ribosomal protein S6, giving the protein MALYEHTVMTRQDISAQQAEALNDTIKDLIVAGGGSVAKIEYWGLRNLTYRVKKNRKAHYSLLAVDAPPAAMAEVERQLSINEDVLRWLTVRVEELDLELSPLLARRERERERERERSPREDAVADAE; this is encoded by the coding sequence ATGGCTCTTTACGAGCACACGGTCATGACGCGCCAGGACATCTCGGCGCAACAGGCCGAAGCGCTGAACGACACCATCAAGGATCTGATCGTCGCCGGTGGCGGTTCGGTCGCCAAGATCGAGTACTGGGGTCTGCGCAATCTGACGTACCGCGTGAAGAAGAACCGCAAGGCTCACTATTCGCTGCTGGCCGTCGACGCCCCTCCGGCCGCCATGGCCGAGGTCGAGCGTCAGCTGTCGATCAACGAAGACGTGCTGCGCTGGCTGACCGTCCGCGTCGAGGAACTCGACCTGGAACTGTCGCCCCTGCTGGCCCGCCGCGAGCGTGAACGCGAGCGTGAACGTGAACGTTCGCCGCGCGAAGACGCCGTCGCCGACGCCGAATAA
- the mgtE gene encoding magnesium transporter, whose translation MQNIRTAPGAVDPTLFVNLFDAHAADIVTRLNDLEAETAAAVLARLPLDRAVDAFDRPELARAGRLLQALPQGRAGEILTGMADDRAADVLRQLDDADRAELLRRVDFDSAWPLKRLLAYRKGSAGSLMTTEFVSVPETFTAAETLRHLREVEQTRETIYAIHVLAPETRALLQVVTLRQLIVGAPDQPILSLAPERAPITVHADMDQEEVARLISIHDLLTVPVVNDRDQVLGIVTVDDVIDAILAEGSEDVQKFGGVEGAAEPYLKTSFLGMYRKRVGWLGALFIGEMLTASAMQHYEDELAKAVVLTLFIPLIMSSGGNSGSQATSLLIRALALGQIRLRDWWRVAFKELPVGVALGASLGVIGMIRIGAWQGLGIFDYGVHWPLIALTVALGLVGIVTFGSVAGSMLPFLLKRLGFDPASASAPFVATLVDVTGLVIYFSVALLILRGTLL comes from the coding sequence ATGCAAAACATCCGCACCGCGCCCGGGGCGGTCGATCCGACGCTGTTCGTCAATCTGTTCGACGCGCACGCCGCCGACATTGTGACCCGGCTCAACGACCTGGAAGCCGAAACCGCAGCCGCCGTGCTGGCCCGTCTGCCGCTGGACCGCGCCGTCGATGCGTTCGACCGGCCGGAACTGGCCCGCGCCGGGCGCCTTCTGCAGGCCCTGCCGCAAGGTCGCGCCGGCGAAATCCTGACCGGAATGGCCGACGACCGGGCCGCCGACGTCCTGCGCCAACTGGACGATGCGGATCGTGCCGAACTGCTGCGTCGCGTCGATTTCGACAGCGCCTGGCCGTTGAAACGCCTTCTGGCCTATCGCAAGGGCTCTGCGGGCAGTCTGATGACGACCGAGTTCGTCAGCGTTCCCGAGACATTCACCGCAGCCGAAACCCTGCGCCACCTGCGCGAGGTGGAGCAGACCCGCGAGACCATCTACGCCATCCACGTCCTGGCCCCCGAGACCCGCGCCCTGCTTCAGGTCGTGACCCTGCGCCAGTTGATCGTCGGAGCGCCGGATCAGCCGATCCTGTCCCTGGCGCCGGAGCGGGCGCCGATCACCGTCCATGCCGACATGGACCAGGAAGAAGTCGCTCGCCTGATCTCGATCCACGACCTTCTGACCGTGCCGGTCGTCAACGACCGCGACCAAGTGCTGGGCATCGTCACGGTGGACGACGTGATCGACGCGATCCTGGCCGAAGGCAGCGAGGACGTTCAAAAGTTCGGCGGCGTCGAGGGCGCGGCCGAACCCTATCTGAAGACCAGCTTTCTGGGGATGTATCGCAAACGGGTCGGCTGGCTGGGCGCCCTGTTCATCGGCGAGATGCTGACCGCCAGCGCCATGCAGCACTATGAGGACGAACTGGCCAAGGCCGTGGTGCTGACCCTGTTCATTCCGCTGATCATGAGTTCGGGCGGAAACTCGGGATCACAGGCGACCTCGCTTCTGATCCGCGCCTTGGCCTTGGGTCAGATTCGCCTGCGCGACTGGTGGCGCGTGGCCTTCAAGGAGCTTCCCGTCGGCGTCGCCCTGGGCGCCAGCCTCGGCGTCATCGGCATGATCCGCATCGGAGCATGGCAGGGTCTGGGAATCTTCGACTACGGCGTCCATTGGCCGTTGATCGCCCTGACGGTGGCTCTGGGCCTTGTCGGCATCGTCACCTTCGGTTCGGTCGCCGGATCGATGCTGCCCTTCCTGCTGAAGCGGCTGGGTTTCGACCCCGCCAGCGCCTCGGCGCCTTTTGTAGCCACCTTGGTCGATGTCACCGGACTGGTGATCTATTTCAGCGTGGCCCTTCTGATTCTGCGCGGCACATTGCTTTAG
- a CDS encoding carboxyl transferase domain-containing protein, with product MPKLTSAVDPQSQKYRTLHAHNSALVAELRDHVARAARGGSDKARERHTARGKLLPRDRVERLLDPGSPFLEIGQLAAHDMYDGEAPAAGVIAGIGRVSGREVMIVVNDPTVKGGAYFPMTVKKHLRAQEIAEQNRLPCVYLVDSGGANLPHQAEVFPDRDHFGRIFFNQARMSAKGIAQIACVMGLSTAGGAYVPAMSDETIIVRNQGAIFLAGPPLVKAATGEVISAEELGGAETHGRRSGVVDHVAENDEHALEIVRSIVANLNTTKAVQMDVREPRAPAFDAEELYGLIPDDVRAPYDVREVIARLVDGSEFDEFKSLYGSTLVCGFARIWGYPVAILANNGVIFSESAQKGAHFIELACKRKIPLLFLQNISGFMVGGKYEAGGIAKDGAKLVTAVASAEVPKFTVLIGGSFGAGNYGMCGRAYSPRFLFTWPNSRIGVMGGEQAASVLATVHRDAETWSADDAEAFKAPIRQKYEDEGNPYYATARLWDDGVIDPAQTREVLGLAISTSLNAPIPDTTFGLFRM from the coding sequence ATGCCGAAGCTGACGTCAGCGGTCGATCCGCAGAGCCAAAAATACAGGACCCTGCACGCGCACAACAGCGCGCTGGTCGCCGAACTGCGCGATCATGTGGCCAGGGCCGCGCGCGGGGGTTCCGACAAGGCCCGCGAGCGGCATACGGCGCGGGGCAAGCTATTGCCGCGCGATCGGGTGGAACGGCTGCTGGATCCGGGTTCGCCCTTCCTGGAGATCGGTCAACTGGCCGCGCACGACATGTACGACGGCGAGGCGCCGGCGGCGGGCGTGATCGCCGGGATCGGCCGGGTCTCCGGCCGCGAGGTCATGATCGTGGTCAACGATCCGACGGTGAAGGGCGGCGCCTATTTCCCGATGACGGTGAAGAAGCACCTGCGGGCTCAGGAGATCGCAGAGCAGAACCGCCTGCCGTGCGTCTATCTGGTCGATTCCGGCGGGGCCAATCTGCCGCATCAGGCGGAGGTGTTTCCCGACCGCGACCATTTCGGCCGCATCTTCTTCAACCAGGCCCGGATGAGCGCCAAGGGCATCGCGCAGATCGCCTGCGTCATGGGCCTGTCCACCGCGGGCGGCGCCTATGTGCCGGCCATGTCGGACGAGACGATCATCGTCAGGAACCAGGGGGCCATCTTCCTGGCCGGGCCGCCGCTGGTGAAGGCGGCGACGGGGGAGGTGATCTCGGCCGAGGAGCTGGGCGGGGCCGAGACGCACGGCCGACGTTCGGGCGTGGTCGATCATGTGGCCGAGAACGACGAACACGCGCTGGAGATCGTGCGCTCCATCGTCGCCAATCTGAACACAACCAAGGCCGTCCAGATGGATGTGCGCGAACCGCGCGCGCCGGCCTTCGACGCGGAGGAGCTGTACGGCCTGATCCCAGACGACGTGCGCGCGCCCTATGATGTGCGCGAGGTCATCGCCCGGCTGGTGGACGGGTCGGAGTTTGACGAGTTCAAGAGCCTGTACGGCTCGACCCTGGTGTGCGGGTTCGCGCGCATCTGGGGCTATCCGGTCGCCATCCTGGCCAACAACGGCGTCATCTTTTCCGAGAGCGCCCAGAAGGGCGCGCACTTCATCGAACTAGCCTGCAAGCGCAAGATCCCGCTGCTGTTCCTGCAGAATATCTCGGGCTTCATGGTCGGCGGCAAGTACGAGGCGGGCGGCATCGCCAAGGACGGGGCCAAACTGGTGACGGCCGTGGCCTCGGCCGAGGTTCCCAAGTTCACCGTTCTGATCGGGGGTAGTTTCGGCGCGGGCAATTACGGCATGTGCGGTCGGGCCTATTCGCCGCGCTTCCTGTTCACCTGGCCCAACAGCCGGATCGGGGTGATGGGTGGAGAACAGGCCGCCAGCGTTCTGGCCACCGTGCACCGCGACGCGGAAACCTGGAGCGCCGACGACGCCGAGGCATTCAAGGCGCCGATCCGCCAGAAGTACGAGGACGAGGGCAATCCCTATTACGCCACGGCCCGCCTGTGGGACGACGGCGTCATCGACCCGGCCCAGACGCGCGAGGTGCTGGGCCTGGCCATCAGCACCAGCTTGAACGCCCCGATCCCGGACACGACCTTCGGCCTGTTCCGGATGTAA